Proteins encoded in a region of the Ziziphus jujuba cultivar Dongzao chromosome 3, ASM3175591v1 genome:
- the LOC132803350 gene encoding 7-deoxyloganetin glucosyltransferase-like: MSSRTEVDKPHVLCIPCPAQSHIKAMLKLAKLLHSRGFHITFVNTEYNHQRFLKSLGPDCLNGLPDFRFETIPDGLPPSDADATQDVVAICKALKENMLAPFHDLLKRLNDKETSNNPPVTNIVADGIALFAITAGKELGIPVVLLFPISACSFMGLNQYPIVVEKLGHPPKKDTVIDWIPGMKDISVIDLPSFYWATSPGDENFLYNVCLESTIRAHEATAVIFHTFYALEKDVLDALSTMLPRVFVIGPLQLLLNGIKEDPLKLKYSLWKEETECLQWLDNKAPNSVLYVNFGSTTLLSPQQLMEFAFGIANSNHPFLWIIRPDLVIGESAILPLEFLTETKERSLIASWCPQEEVLNHPSIGGFLTHSGWNSTIESLSSGVPMLCWPVYGDQPTNCQYTCKEWGIGLKIDNEVKREEVEKLVRELMEGEKAKNMKRNAMEWKRQAEEANASNGSSSKDFNSLVRHLLS, translated from the exons ATGAGTTCTAGGACAGAAGTTGATAAACCCCATGTCCTATGTATTCCATGCCCAGCTCAAAGCCATATAAAAGCAATGCTTAAATTAGCAAAGCTTCTCCATTCTAGAGGTTTTCACATCACTTTTGTCAACACTGAGTACAACCACCAGCGctttcttaaatctcttggcccTGACTGCCTCAACGGCTTGCCTGACTTCCGATTCGAAACCATTCCGGACGGCCTCCCTCCATCAGATGCTGATGCCACCCAAGATGTTGTTGCTATTTGTAAAGCCCTCAAAGAGAACATGTTGGCTCCGTTCCATGACCTTCTGAAAAGACTCAATGATAAGGAAACCTCCAACAACCCCCCGGTGACAAACATTGTTGCGGACGGTATCGCGTTGTTCGCTATTACGGCTGGAAAGGAACTAGGAATTCCTGTGGTGCTTCTTTTTCCTATCTCTGCTTGTTCATTCATGGGCTTAAATCAATATCCTATTGTAGTGGAGAAGTTAGGCCATCCACCCAAAAAAG ACACAGTTATAGACTGGATTCCGGGAATGAAAGATATAAGCGTCATAGATCTACCAAGCTTTTATTGGGCGACAAGTCCAGGGGATGAGAATTTCCTTTATAATGTTTGCTTGGAATCAACTATTAGAGCTCATGAAGCTACAGCAGTTATATTCCATACCTTCTATGCATTGGAGAAAGATGTTTTGGATGCTCTATCAACCATGCTTCCACGCGTGTTTGTGATTGGCCCTCTCCAACTTCTTCTAAATGGCATAAAAGAAGACCCTTTGAAGCTTAAATACAGCCTCTGGAAGGAAGAAACTGAGTGCCTCCAATGGCTTGATAACAAGGCACCAAACTCCGTTTTGTATGTGAATTTCGGGAGCACAACGTTGTTGTCGCCACAACAACTTATGGAGTTTGCTTTTGGAATTGCAAATAGCAACCACCCTTTTTTGTGGATAATTAGGCCAGACTTGGTTATTGGTGAGTCAGCCATTTTACCACTTGAATTTTTGACTGAAACTAAAGAAAGAAGCCTAATTGCTAGTTGGTGTCCACAAGAGGAAGTTCTTAATCACCCTTCAATTGGAGGGTTCTTAACACATAGCGGTTGGAATTCAACCATTGAGAGTTTGTCTTCCGGTGTTCCAATGCTGTGTTGGCCAGTCTACGGGGACCAACCAACGAACTGTCAATATACTTGCAAGGAATGGGGGATCGGATTGAAGATTGATAATGAAGTGAAGAGAGAAGAAGTAGAAAAGCTTGTTAGAGAGTTAATGGAAGGAGAAAAAGCTAAGAACATGAAAAGGAATGCCATGGAATGGAAAAGACAGGCTGAAGAAGCCAATGCTTCCAATGGTTCTTCATCCAAAGACTTTAATAGTTTGGTGAGGCACTTGCTTTCATGA